A single Euwallacea similis isolate ESF13 chromosome 1, ESF131.1, whole genome shotgun sequence DNA region contains:
- the Sod2 gene encoding superoxide dismutase [Mn] 1, mitochondrial — translation MFILRQIGTVVARNARSKHTLPDLPYDYAALEPVISREIMNLHHSKHHQTYVTNLNAAEEKLKAAVEKGDVNTQISLAPAIKFNGGGHLNHSIFWQNLSPSKSEPSPELSSAINSSFGNLENLKKQLSAVTVAIQGSGWGWLGYEKQTGLLRIATCSNQDPLEGTIGLVPLFGIDVWEHAYYLQYKNVRADYVKAIFDIVNWKDVSERYRKATSH, via the exons atgttcataTTAAGACAAATTGGTACAGTTGTAGCAAG AAATGCCAGATCGAAGCATACCCTTCCTGACCTCCCATATGATTATGCCGCACTGGAACCGGTAATTTCACGTGAAATTATGAATTTGCACCATTCCAAGCATCATCAAACTTATGTCACCAATTTAAATGCTGCTGAAGAGAAATTGAAAGCTGCAGTTGAAAAAGGAGATGTTAA caCTCAAATATCACTAGCTCCAGCAATTAAATTCAATGGTGGTGGTCACTTGAACCATTCAATCTTCTGGCAGAATTTGAGCCCCTCCAAGTCTGAACCCAGCCCTGAATTGAGTTCTGCAATCAACAGTTCTTTTGGAAACTTGGAAAACTTGAAGAAACAACTTTCTGCTGTTACTGTTGCTATTCAAGGTTCTGGTTGGGGATGGCTAGGTTATGAAAAGCAGACAG GCCTCCTTCGCATTGCCACTTGCAGTAACCAAGATCCTTTGGAAGGAACAATAGGTCTTGTGCCATTGTTTGGCATTGACGTATGGGAGCATGCATATTACCTACAGTATAAGAATGTGAGGGCCGACTATGTAAAAGCCATTTTTGACATAGTTAATTGGAAAGATGTTAGTGAAAGATACAGAAAAGCCACTTCCCACTGA
- the LOC136417128 gene encoding frizzled-10-A-like: MKIDCAFVLILSVSWCFEDVHAERCELIAVEMCKDLGYNSTLMPNRMGHDNQIHADLGLKLYEPLLSLQCSRNIRLLICSLFVPMCSEHVRNPILACRWLCEKVRDDCMKSGEAVGLPWPRELNCSSFPEAPDLCMAPPDDVEPTQTHYFVPDDIPFNINCPPNTAPHGGKCVPICKSTQHFDPEEVATFEIWVAVWSIVCLVFTTFGLITFVLQPKRFRWPARPILYLTSCGFVTCTIYLIRWIEGPYTCAGHLAYEKPAESLSCVGIALILLFCDIAYTLWWTVFCLVWFLSAMKEWSTEAIEKVSTRLHAIVWSFSAIPMFYVLMSNHISINHLSGFCEVTNRVLVFFQLFFMVISSILGVLTSVALKNVRKTLIIGGSSPLKLERLFYRLLVISIGISVPYLMYLMCQFYNTFTLSLVKLVLRKTSIIFATLWVYSPKTFDMWRDLFCFCKKSSDENSNQTNSSVFSSLLSRVARSRDNNNKSCNNSLITNSKGIIIVEEKKTIFDIFFASTSHNVPVTRV; the protein is encoded by the exons ATGAAGATCGATTGTGCTTTTGTTTTGATTCTTTCCGTCAGCTGGTGCTTCGAAGATGTTCATGCTGAAAGATGCGAACTGATCGCCGTGGAGATGTGCAAAGACCTGGGATACAATTCCACGCTAATGCCGAATCGTATGGGACATGACAACCAGATACATGCCGATCTAGGg CTGAAGCTCTACGAGCCATTGCTCTCTCTCCAATGCTCAAGAAATATCCGCCTCTTAATTTGCTCATTGTTCGTCCCCATGTGCTCAGAACACGTCCGCAACCCCATTCTGGCATGCAGGTGGCTGTGCGAGAAGGTCAGGGATGATTGCATGAAATCTGGGGAAGCGGTGGGACTACCTTGGCCTCGTGAGCTCAATTGCTCCAG tTTTCCTGAAGCTCCAGACTTATGCATGGCGCCCCCAGATGATGTAGAGCCCACTCAGACGCACTACTTCGTCCCAGATGATATTCCTTTCAATATAAACTGCCCTCCCAATACTGCTCCTCACGGGGGTAAATGTGTGCCAATCTGCAAAAGTACACAGCACTTTGATCCAGAGGAAGTAGCTACTTTTGAG ATTTGGGTAGCTGTATGGTCCATCGTCTGTCTAGTTTTCACCACCTTTGGGCTAATTACTTTTGTACTGCAGCCGAAACGATTCAGATGGCCCGCCCGACCAATCTTGTATCTGACATCTTGTGGTTTTGTCACATGTACAATTTATCTTATTCGGTGGATTGAGGGCCCGTATACGTGTGCAG GACACCTAGCCTACGAAAAACCTGCAGAAAGTCTCTCATGCGTAGGAATTGCTCTCATCCTACTCTTCTGTGACATCGCTTATACCCTCTGGTGGACCGTATTCTGTTTAGTCTGGTTCCTGAGCGCTATGAAAGAATGGTCAACTGAAGCCATCGAGAAAGTGTCCACTAGACTACATGCAATTGTTTGGAGCTTCTCTGCCATTCCAATGTTTTACGTACTAATGTCCAACCACATCAGCATCAACCACCTGTCAGGGTTTTGCGAAGTGACTAACAGAGTTCTAGTGTTCTTCCAATTATTCTTCATGGTGATCAGTAGTATTTTGGGCGTTCTTACTTCAGTGGCCTTAAAGAACGTCAGGAAAACACTTATAATCGGCGGCAGCAGCCCGCTGAAACTCGAACGTTTGTTCTATAGACTTCTAGTCATAAGCATTGGAATAAGCGTGCCTTATTTGATGTACCTAATGTGCCAGTTCTACAACACGTTCACTTTATCGTTAGTGAAACTAGTGTTAAGGAAAACGAGCATAATTTTTGCCACTCTTTGGGTTTACAGCCCGAAAACCTTCGACATGTGGAGGGACCTGTTTTGTTTCTGTAAGAAATCGAGTGACGAAAACTCGAATCAAACGAATAGCAGTGTATTCTCTTCGTTGTTGTCGAGAGTAGCAAGGAGTAGGGATAATAATAACAAGAGCTGTAATAATTCTCTTATCACCAATAGTAAGGGTATCATCATTGTGGAAGAAAAAAAGACaatatttgacatatttttcgCCAGCACCTCACACAACGTGCCTGTAACGCGAGTGTAA